tcgacgacaatatcaacgttctcgtgatcctgctatgaaaaacatagttatagatttacaaaatgaaatttaacatagatttactcttttgcgaaatactttaaaaaattaagaaaacttgccggaaaagtgggaaaattccataaaattgttttgtatggacaatggaactttccgttgaaaaagtcgtcaatgcttgctagatctacgattgatgtttggcgcgcaacgagttgcataatggTCAAACCGCATTCGGCCGACATTTCCATCGCCGATCTTTTTTTCGCTCTTCggttatgactgagctgccggcgtgcacatgtataggtacgccggacccgacataaaattcatatctttggcaacgatattcttcaccgagcttttcgcaccgtagcaactgtgtcgggtccggcgtacctatacatgcgCTCACCcgtgctcagccatagccgaagtcaacgccggagagctcggatcggttggCTCGGCCGAATGCGGAGTGCCCTTAAGTGTTTGACCGTCgaaaaaaagaatactagatcgttgaaaaaatcgtttggcgcgctacgagatattcgtcatttcgagccacgtgcttaattgggtatcaaaattatttcttACCATATGACTCAATGACAGAATGaccgctgtaggcaggagtAAAACTTCTGATATCATTACCAAGTTggtgaattgtgttcaatggagtctAATGAACAGTATTAGTCACCGCGGGCTCGAGTTTAACATTTCaggaaaattttgaatgaatcaatgaaaagattgtgctgtagaagcactAAGGTCAAACCGAGCgattttgctttctaatgatttagtttagactaagcgcacacaataagtggcaattagatatcaatgaTTAGTTGatagttcaagatgattaccataatggattgagactgttatatttatatttcatattcatattctgtgaagaaagtTCAAGTTGGTAGGATCAATATCAAAATGATATTTAAACGTCGATTCTCCAAGCAAAAAGATCCACAGtacatgaaaaatatccactttaatgctataaagtacgcgtggcacattttagcaacttgaacatacagaataagttctgagaaaactttctcgctgcttaaaaactgtacaaggaactgcttcaaagtttgttctgttgcgtcgggtgaacattcaagtgtgagtaattccttaaaaacggactgttcagaatgctttgtatgctgtttaagacaaatctttttttacgaacttttggttacttgcgttaaatacaaattgtaaatatatcctactctaccgaagaacaactctagaaattcttcaacattgtgctaagtttatcaatacaacattatggttattgagcttttttatcgactaccTTAAGTAAGAGTCACATCTGGAACGGAAAACGTGGCACTTTATATCCATTATGttgaagccattagagagggatCTTCGGTCAGTGCATTGAATCAAAGGACGAGAGTCGGTTAGGCTGTTCATTTGATCTATTTTTACTTAACAGAAGTTTTcctcattttcacatttttgggccaaagcgaatgtgtgtcgaattcgatTGATTGTAGGTTGATTATTCAGCAAAATATtgaagagaaacgttaaccacttagtcgtttgacagttCTGctctccgaaaacataaattcgaacaaataatttttgggcgagacgaagttcgacgggtcagcttgtATAGATATAGATATATGGATTGGTTTTTTGAACGAGATCTTGATATTGGATGGAAAGTACTCAAAATTTTGTATGACTTGTGTCATTTTGACTTTGATAACCCGtcgcaaagttttttttaataaattgatTTAACGTTTTTCAAAAGTCAGACTTCCGAAACGAATCCATACTCTTCATTATTCATTCCTGTAAATCTTCATCCTTAAAATCCTGTGTTATGTTGTTGTCAGCTAATCACTAACCAAACCACGTGCATTCCAAACTACATTCTAACGATCTGTTTTACGTTTTCTATCCTACAGCAATTCTGGCAGCCGGGTCTACAGCCCAGTACCTCGCAGGACGTAAAACCTTTTGCCCAAGCAGCCTACGGACCGATGGGTAAAACGGCCACAGCCGTCTCGGACAGTGGCCTCCAGGCAGCGCACCCGTGGGAAGGCCGAGCGATAGCGACGCACAAATTCCGACTCGTCGAGTACAGCGCCTACCTGGAGTTGCGTGTTGAAGATACTGTGAGTTAGCTCTGGAATCCCCCTCTAAAATTCGGAGAAACAATTCGTCTAACTCTACCCGTTTTTTTCAGTACCACAAGCACTTATTTGTACATATAGGCGACCAGCCAGCCCACCCGCTGCTCGAGTCGGTGGAGGTGAAGGAAATCTACGACAAGTTCCCGCAGAAGGCCGGCGGTCTGAAGGAACTGTACGAGAAAGGCCCGAGCAATGCGTTCTTCCTGGTTAAGTTCTGGGCGGACCTGAATACCAACATCGCTAGTGATGCGGGTGCCTTCTACGGTGTCGGTAGTCAGTAAGTGTCACCTGGTCTTGTCCAAAGTGTGGAGAGGATTAATCTTCGTTTCGTTTCATTTCCAGCTACGAAAGCAATGACAACATGGTGATTACCTGCTCCACCAAGGTCTGCTCCTTCGGTAAACAGGTGGTGGAGAAGGTCGAAACCGAATATTCCCGCTTCGAGAACGGTCGGTACGTGTACCGGATCAACCGGTCGCCGATGTGCGACTACATGATCAACTTTATCAACAAGCTGAAGCACCTGCCCGAGAAGTATATGATGAACAGTGTGCTGGAGAACTTCACCATTCTTCAGGTGAGTAGACGGGGGGGATATTGGCGGGAAGGGTGTTGAGAGGAGAATAGCTGTAAAAAAACATATACTAAAGGGTGCTTTTTCAGGAGGTTTGTTTTATCAATAGGGTTTACTCTATTGTCTTAAAGGtaattttgacagtgtaaagtgacgtttctactcagtattgttttgcTAATCGTCGAAAATAGGGTAACTCTCCAGATCAACTCTTCCAAATCttggaaaattattttcaaaatcagtgttcaattaaagCTGTCTACAGCGTAAAACTTCTCTTCAGTGATGAGGagcatttttggttgaatgaaTACGTCAACAGGCAAAATTGCCGTATTTGGAGCAAAGATAATCTACACGCCATTCGAGAATTACCAATGCATCTCGATAAAAAACGAGGCAGGACGACGAATTTGCGTGAATGGAAATTGATACAGAAtcatgatcaatgaatttttgttgccaaatcttcaagatacggttgtggacgaaatgtggtttaaacaggatggtgccacttgtcatactgcggccgaaaccaGTTGAATTCGATTTTCGATTGATTCCACCGATTTTCAACCTAATCTGCTGTTGTCCTTGGTTGCGATATTTACAGTGAATGCGAAGCTTTGATTTGTTGctacggtggttttgaatttccaaagtttttccgagtacttcgctaaattCATGTGAATTTAACGAGGCGCCCAtcctaaataagttaaaaacaaaacgaaactcGATGGATAATTTTTCtagtaaatttgatcagtatctaacggaggAAACAAATtgcgaaaaacacatgcgaatgcaaccgtgtaatgaaaaccgcaaaaatgttaccgcagacatGGGACTCgagcccgtagctagctcctaaccggggaaattgtagTGCCaaataaactaccctgcatatagaAACACGTGAAGAGACATCCCAATTGATCAGTAGAACctagcatgcttcgctttattTGGTCGCCACAGCATTCAATAATGGTGCTGTCTCTATGAAAACATatccaacagaaaaaaaaacaacacacatCGCATCACAAGTCTATTTTCACATGCTGCtttgtagagatggtcgggtatcgggtattttacccgaaacccgacccgtacccgtacccgacgggttttttgtcgggtacgggtaaaaatttttattttcaatcgggtacgggtcgggtacgggtaaaaaattttattgctcacacgggtacgggtcgggtacgggtaaaaaaatttaccgctcactcgggtacgggtcgggtacgggtaaatttttttttcggatcgattacccgaccatttgtacttcacataaatatgtttacacgttgacgagattttttcattgcaaaacagttcttccgaaaaataatcaatttgattcaaggggttttgacattcgcgcctaggaccagacctgtcaactggcatctttttccagaaaaaaaaaacatttttttcttcatttaaaaaaagatcaatcatagttacgtggaaagttatgtgaatatttaccaccctactttgtttataacatatttaataagacacactgcctaagctctatgatgttgcggtcggaatctacttttcacgtaggttttaatggactgccattttaaaactgtttaatgcacaattcaGTAAAAGTTATTTGATTctaatactgcccatactcgcatatcagtctcatatcgattttcgccaattttgagttagcttgaggaatggagtctttcctcaatattctctcagaaattgcaatgaaagttaaggg
This genomic window from Malaya genurostris strain Urasoe2022 chromosome 1, Malgen_1.1, whole genome shotgun sequence contains:
- the LOC131426084 gene encoding protein scalloped isoform X3, whose amino-acid sequence is MDCDYSKLFYAKHSGLGAGTITTRWTPMGPGPTAGSLVPDDTNGSGVDSKHLDVGDMSDDLSSADAEGVWSPDIEQSFQEALAIYPPCGRRKIILSEEGKMYGRNELIARYIKLRTGKTRTRKQVSSHIQVLARRKLREFQAKMKVQFWQPGLQPSTSQDVKPFAQAAYGPMGKTATAVSDSGLQAAHPWEGRAIATHKFRLVEYSAYLELRVEDTYHKHLFVHIGDQPAHPLLESVEVKEIYDKFPQKAGGLKELYEKGPSNAFFLVKFWADLNTNIASDAGAFYGVGSHYESNDNMVITCSTKVCSFGKQVVEKVETEYSRFENGRYVYRINRSPMCDYMINFINKLKHLPEKYMMNSVLENFTILQVISNKETDETLLCVAFVFEVSTSEHGAQHHIYRLVKE